Proteins co-encoded in one Synechococcus elongatus PCC 6301 genomic window:
- a CDS encoding diflavin flavoprotein yields the protein MVATTPAPRLSLAVEAIGPQTTTIRSLDWDRSRFDIEFGLQNGTTYNSFLIEADRKALVDTSHAKFQATYVDQLRELTDLSTLDYLIISHTEPDHSGLVGDILAIAPNVTVVGSKVALQFLENQVHRPFQKLQVKNGDRLDLGQGHELEFVSAPNLHWPDTIFTYDPASQILFTCDAFGMHFCDERTFDEDLQQIEGDFQYYYECLMAPNARSVLAALKRMKALGEITTIATGHGPLLRRNLQEWVDRYQHWSEQKATAETSVLIGYLSDYGYSDRLSQAIGRGLVKTGVAVEMVDLRAVDPQELIEAVSSARGIVLGTPPSQPSEAVATALSTIFAAAHNKQAIGLFDSYGGDDEPIDALLAQFRNLGLHTAFPPIRVKDQPTEAIYQQCEESGTDLGQWLTRADAIQTMKSLNSDLDKALGRLSGGLYIITARKGEVSGAMLASWVVQASFKPLGFTVAVAKDRAIESLMQVGDRFVLNILGEDNYAPLMKHFLKRFPPGADRFAGVETQTASNGSPILTAALAYLECEVASRMDRSDHWLVYCQVEQGRVSRADVRTAVHHRKVGNHY from the coding sequence ATGGTCGCCACTACCCCAGCGCCTCGCCTCAGCTTGGCCGTTGAAGCCATTGGACCTCAGACCACCACGATTCGCTCTTTGGACTGGGATCGCAGCCGTTTTGATATCGAGTTTGGGCTCCAGAACGGCACGACCTACAACTCTTTTCTGATTGAAGCCGATCGCAAAGCACTGGTCGACACCTCCCACGCCAAGTTTCAGGCCACCTATGTTGACCAGCTGCGGGAACTGACCGACCTGAGCACACTGGATTACCTGATCATCAGTCACACGGAGCCGGATCACAGCGGTCTAGTCGGCGATATTCTCGCGATCGCGCCGAATGTAACGGTCGTCGGTTCTAAAGTGGCGCTGCAGTTCCTCGAGAACCAAGTCCATCGCCCCTTCCAAAAGCTGCAAGTCAAAAACGGCGATCGACTCGACCTTGGCCAGGGTCACGAGCTCGAGTTCGTCAGCGCGCCAAACCTGCACTGGCCGGACACAATCTTCACTTACGATCCCGCTAGCCAAATCCTCTTCACCTGCGATGCCTTTGGCATGCACTTCTGCGACGAGCGCACCTTCGATGAAGATCTGCAGCAGATCGAAGGCGATTTTCAGTACTACTATGAATGCCTGATGGCTCCCAATGCGCGATCGGTGTTGGCGGCATTGAAACGGATGAAAGCCCTCGGCGAAATCACCACGATCGCCACGGGTCATGGGCCCTTGCTGCGCCGTAACCTGCAAGAGTGGGTCGATCGCTATCAGCATTGGAGCGAGCAAAAAGCGACTGCTGAAACCAGCGTTTTGATTGGCTACCTGTCGGACTATGGCTACAGCGATCGCCTTTCGCAAGCGATCGGTCGCGGCTTGGTCAAAACAGGCGTCGCGGTGGAAATGGTCGATCTGCGAGCCGTCGATCCGCAGGAGTTGATTGAAGCCGTCAGCAGTGCGCGGGGGATTGTGTTGGGTACGCCGCCCAGTCAACCTTCCGAGGCAGTCGCAACAGCCCTAAGCACGATTTTTGCCGCTGCCCACAATAAGCAAGCGATCGGCCTGTTCGATTCCTACGGTGGCGATGACGAGCCGATCGATGCTCTGCTGGCCCAGTTCCGTAATCTAGGTCTGCATACGGCTTTCCCACCCATACGCGTCAAGGATCAGCCGACGGAGGCGATCTACCAGCAGTGCGAAGAATCGGGCACAGACTTAGGCCAATGGTTGACTCGCGCTGACGCTATCCAGACGATGAAGTCGCTGAACAGCGACCTCGATAAAGCGCTGGGACGGCTGAGTGGTGGGCTCTACATCATCACAGCGCGTAAGGGCGAAGTCAGCGGTGCCATGCTGGCCTCGTGGGTGGTGCAAGCCAGCTTTAAGCCACTGGGCTTTACCGTCGCGGTCGCCAAGGATCGGGCAATCGAGTCGCTGATGCAGGTGGGCGATCGATTTGTCCTCAACATCCTAGGTGAAGACAACTATGCACCGCTGATGAAGCATTTCCTCAAGCGTTTCCCACCTGGGGCCGATCGCTTTGCCGGTGTCGAAACCCAAACCGCCAGCAACGGAAGCCCCATTCTGACAGCAGCCTTGGCCTATCTGGAGTGCGAAGTGGCCAGCCGCATGGATCGCAGCGATCACTGGCTGGTGTACTGCCAAGTTGAACAAGGCCGTGTCTCGCGGGCCGATGTTCGCACCGCCGTTC
- a CDS encoding pantothenate kinase — protein MSRLVLAIGNSRWHWGIFSRDQAPQFWDAIAPHQPFSRSDLATFLQAQDPAIVADTPIAIASVVPQQLALLPEDWPQRRLQLRDVPLTNCYPQLGLDRAIALYEAGCQAGWPVLMIDCGTAITINAGDAEGQFAGGAILPGVTLQLRSLAQGTAALPSVEISAEGDRWGMDNQSAIASGVIYGIAGALRGFIEDWRSHHPQRPIYFTGGDGELLAKLLTDLPDIRVEPHLLLHGIDRLAQAMMTDPD, from the coding sequence ATGAGCCGGTTAGTCCTTGCCATTGGAAATTCGCGCTGGCATTGGGGGATCTTCTCTAGGGATCAAGCGCCTCAATTTTGGGATGCGATCGCTCCGCATCAGCCCTTCAGTCGGTCGGACCTCGCCACCTTCCTGCAAGCCCAAGATCCAGCAATCGTTGCGGATACGCCGATCGCGATCGCCAGTGTCGTCCCGCAGCAGCTGGCTTTACTCCCAGAAGACTGGCCTCAACGCCGGCTACAGCTTAGGGATGTGCCGTTGACAAATTGCTATCCGCAACTGGGCTTAGATCGGGCGATCGCGCTCTACGAGGCGGGCTGCCAAGCCGGTTGGCCCGTGTTGATGATTGACTGCGGCACTGCGATCACGATTAATGCCGGCGATGCAGAGGGACAGTTTGCCGGTGGGGCAATTTTGCCCGGAGTAACTTTGCAACTGCGATCGCTCGCCCAAGGAACGGCTGCTCTCCCGAGTGTCGAAATATCGGCTGAAGGCGATCGCTGGGGGATGGATAATCAGTCAGCGATCGCTAGCGGCGTGATCTACGGAATCGCAGGAGCACTCAGAGGGTTTATTGAAGATTGGCGATCGCATCATCCACAACGGCCGATCTATTTCACTGGCGGCGATGGTGAATTACTGGCAAAACTATTGACTGATTTACCGGATATTCGGGTTGAGCCGCATCTCTTGTTACACGGGATCGATCGCTTAGCTCAGGCAATGATGACAGACCCAGATTGA